Genomic window (Chryseobacterium sp. H1D6B):
TTACTCCAAAATGTTTTGGGATAAAGTTTCCTGGAGTTGGTGTTGTTCCGCCTTCACCCGGATTTTCCGGATCTTTTATCTCTTCAGTATATAAAAGACCTGTATACGGCTGCTTAACCTCAACACCAGAAAGCTCTAAAAACGCTTCTGTACCATTGTTGAAGTAAATTCTTATCTGGATATTTCGGATATATTTCCCGAATTTATCAACCATAAAAGAAGGCAGGGTAACTTTATTATCTACTACTGGAATATTAGAAAAACTCTCGTCAAATAATCCGAAGTCTGTAATTGCAGTAATTTTTACTGATGCCGCCGCCCAAGAATCATTGTCTGCCTGGTAGAAAAAAGTAAAATAAGAAGAACTTCCAGGATAGAAACTATCTTTTGGGGTAGCCATTAAATAATATGATCTAGGAATGGAATTAGACGTACTATTAGCAACCGGCACTAAGATTCCTCCTAAATTAGTATATAATTGTTCCTGAAGCGGAGCTTTTTTATATAAGAGCTGGCTTTTTAATAACAACTCTTCATCAAACTTTTCAAAAACTTCAGAATAAGTATCGTATAAATCAGAGATTGAAACGGTCACACTTCCTAATTGGATCTGTGTGTCTGAAATGATTTTAATGTTTGAAAAGTCGAAACCGTCTTCAGGTTTTTCACCGCTGGTTAATTCCGTGAAAATATTAACAAATAATCTGAACGATTCATCTGCTAAATTAGCTTTTAAATCTTCAAAATTGATTTCGTTTTTATATTTAAAACTAAATGCAGGAACACTTAGTTCGCCCAACGATTTATATAATGCATCAATCTCTTCTTGGGTAAGACCTCCTGCATCAACTTTAATATCAATTTCCTTTTGTTTCTCTCTATATTCATCAATTTCAGTTTGATGTAATGCCGTGTACTGCTTATAAGCAGCTTCGTAGCTTTTGTTTTGGCTCTTATGATAAAGTTTTTGAGTTTTTTCAAGATCTAATCTTAACTGCTCTAATGCATTTTTTTCATACGTAAGAGAAGATAATTCTGAAATTTTTTCTCCGTCAGCCTTTAATTGTTCCCGTACTGCAACTGGAAGCTGGGTTCCATTAATAATTCCTTCTCCGATTTTTGAAGCATTAACTTTAAAAGCATGACGGTCTGATCCAGCATTTAAACTTTCTCCTTCGTAGCCGTCTCCAAAAAATTTCATCGGAAGTACCACTCTTGCCTCCAAAGCTTTTGCTTTTAAATCTTCACCATTGATTTTGATCAATTCTGGAATGGGAGCAAGATCACAAACATATCCGAAATGAAGCGCTTTTAAAATATGAACTAAAGCTTCTTTCACATAGAAATTACTTTGTGTAACAGTCTGATAGATTAGATTATCCCATACTTCTGCAACCTTATCTTGAATAAGACTGCTGTTATAAAGCATTTTAGCCGTAGTTTCATCAGCCACCGACATAGGCTCTTTTGCTGCGATTTTTCGGCCTAATCTAAGAGCTTCAGAAAGATATCCTTCTTCAATAAACAGTTCGCTTTTATAACTTGTCTGGTCAAAAGATTTTACAGCACGTTCAAGAGATTGAAATTTTAGAAGTGCAGAATCATTCGGATTGACTAAGCCGTCAAAAAAGCTTGCTAAACCTACAGGAGGTCTGTGAATAAAACCTAAATTTTTGTCTTTTGTCTCAGTTAATTGGGGGTTTCTAAGACTTACAAATCTAAAAAGAGTTTGTGAAGCGTTATTTTTTGTGTTGTTTGTTGCCATTTTTATTATTGTGATTTTAGTTGTTAAATTATTTTTTTGTGTATTCCAGCGTAAGGCTAAAAGAATCAATTACAGAATAATTGGTATCAGTAGTACCTGCAAGTTCAAATTTGACCATGTCCGGCTGTAGAGAGATAAAGGCAATTGATTTCCACTGGTTTCCTGCAAATGCGATGTCCATCGCATACCATTCTGTAAACATCTGGTTAGAAACAATGACTTCGAGGTCCTTAAAATGAGGAGTGATATCTATCTCACCATTATGAGGGATGGCGTCGAAGAAAACCGTTTTTTTATAGACAGGCTTACCATTGATCCACGTGCCTCCCGTTAGTATTTCTTCAGAAGAATAAGAGTGTTTCTGATCAACATATTTTTTTTGAATGAAAGAGTTGTCTGTATAATATCTGCCGTAATAATAATCTCCTACTATTCCTTTTGCCAGATCAGATGTTGCGTTTATATCTAAACCGGAGATTCTGACGTTGCTGCCCTCAGTATTGTTTATTTCTATTACACCGTCGTCAAGAAAGGAAATGTTTGATCCGTAGGCATTTCCTTTTATGAGCTTGGTGCCGTGGAGGTTGTCAATTTCAAGATCACCTGTTATGGGACTGCCTGCTGATGTCCCGCTTAAAGGAATTTCCTCAAGATTATTTGTCCATCCAAAAGTTCCATCTGGTTTTGCTACAAGATTTCTTGAGAAAGTATTATCTGCCTGGGGAAGCCTTAAGACCTGCAGGCTTGTGTCAAATTTCAGCCACTTATCAGCAAAATTTCCTTCAATAAAATGAGTGTCGTACCATCTGTTAGCTTTAGCTAGAAAGTTGTTGATAATAAATCTGTTATTATTGGCACCAAGCATTTCTATGTTTGATCCGATGATAATATTGTTTTCACCCCACATTCCGTTTCCGTGGCCTGAAGTTCCGCCGCCTATGACAATATTGGAAGACCAGAATCCACTTCCTCCTTTACCCCAGAACTGTCCGGCTTTATATCCTAAAAAGGTATTGTTGTTGCCTGTTATGAAGCACCCGCTCCATTTTCCTAAAAAGGCATTTCCTGATCCTTCTTTAAGTCCATATCCTGCTGAAATCCCGATTAAAGTATTGTCGTTTCCGGCAGTTAAACCAATTCCGGTTTCGAGTCCCAGTATTGTATTCGCAGTTCCTGTGGTTATGCCCTGTCCGCTGTAGTGCCCGATTGCTGTGTTAGACTGGCCTGTTGTAATTATAGGAAGGGAATTATATCCCATTGAAATATTATAGGTTCCGGTGTGTGCGGGATTCATATTTCCAAAGAAAAATGAATACGTGGAAGGATTTGCTCCTAATGCTGTATCTCTGCTTCCTTCTGTTTCATTTACGGTATCGCTTTTAGCGGTAAAAGAAATGAATCTTGGAGCATAGTTGCCGTTTGTTATTACATTTTGTAAAGTTTGATTTCCAGAGGATTCTATCTGCACATAGGTAGTTCCGCTCCATCTGTATTGTTTGTTAGTGTCTGTCGTAATATAAATTTTTCCAGATTCCCCAGGCGCAGGTAATTCAGAAAGAGTATTAAATTCTAATACATCATCTACATAACTCGGAAGTTGTGAGGCAGGTACTTTTCCGTCTACTAAATCTGCTTTTTTAGAAAAATCATATTCTATTCTGTTTAAGGGCAGTTTTTCATCTTTATGCCAGTAGGAATCCTGCCATTCCCAAAACTGCTCTTGATTCGGAATATCTCCGTTCTCAAAAAATTGTTTTATTTCTTGTTTTGATTTCATTTTAGTTAAAATTTTAAATAATTAACTTATCAGCTTTCCTCCCGTTATTTTAACAGCTGAATCGAAAGAAGAAAAACGATATGATGTATTTTCACCTAGAGTAACTTCTGTCAATTGGTTAAAAGCAAAAGCGTATTCGCCGATGTTTGATACACTGCTTGGTATGTAGATGCTGGTCAAAGTATTATTACCAAACGCATTATTTTCAATATCAGTAACACTTTTAGGGATAATAACAGACTGCAGCAGATTTGCGGAAAATGCCGAAACTCCTATTTTGATAACACTTTCAGGAATGTCAACAGAAGTTAATTGGTTATCTGCGAATACATTGTTGTTGATTTCAGTGATGCTTTTAGGAATGCTTACTGATGTCAGCTGATTATATTGAAAAGCAGCAACGCCTATATCCGTAATACTTTTAGGAATATTGATAGATGTCAGTTTGTTATTCATAAATGCTGATACTCCGATATTATCTATCCCCTCAGGTAAAAAAGCTTCCGTTAATGATAGATAATAAGCGAAATTGTCAGGAATAGTCTTTGTTCCGGGCTTTATAAAAATCTTCTTTTCAAAATAAGATTTTAAAGAGGCAGCACCGTCCTGGTTAATTTCTGCATAAATATGATTAGGACTTGGTACTCCATTTTCCAAACCGGAAATATTCTCCATATTTATTTTTTCACCCTTATGCCAATAAGAATCCTGCCACTGCCAAAAATGTTCTTGTACAGGCTTATCTCCATTTTCGAAATAAAGCCTTAGTTCTTCTTTAGTTTTCATTGTTATGA
Coding sequences:
- a CDS encoding leucine-rich repeat domain-containing protein, which codes for MKTKEELRLYFENGDKPVQEHFWQWQDSYWHKGEKINMENISGLENGVPSPNHIYAEINQDGAASLKSYFEKKIFIKPGTKTIPDNFAYYLSLTEAFLPEGIDNIGVSAFMNNKLTSINIPKSITDIGVAAFQYNQLTSVSIPKSITEINNNVFADNQLTSVDIPESVIKIGVSAFSANLLQSVIIPKSVTDIENNAFGNNTLTSIYIPSSVSNIGEYAFAFNQLTEVTLGENTSYRFSSFDSAVKITGGKLIS